From the Sphingomonas mesophila genome, one window contains:
- the hisC gene encoding histidinol-phosphate transaminase produces MSLAERLARPEILALPPVDIAGAPLAGTIRLDANENPFGSLVAGQPAINRYPDPQPTELRRRLADLHGVAPGSLWVTRGSDDAIDLLVRAFCRAVEDSVALVEPTFAAYAQFARIQGAGVVAARLTDDLAFDADAVLATVAPARPKLLFLCTPNNPTGTPVDPADVRRIAAALPDTIVVADEAYGEFSDAPSLAAEAGLIANLVVLRTLSKAYGLAGARIGCAVADPSIIELLARVSPPYPLPGPSIAAALGALSPERMPIHAERVARILADRGRLAERLGEAAQVKRLRAGGNFLFLEVDDPDDLSRRLAAAAIRVRFRPKAAPGGVRITIGTEAENAALLAVFGLGEEARPARRAEIVRDTNETRIALAIDLDRAEPRRISSGIPFYDHMLDQVAAHGGFSLVLACQGDLATDSHHSVEDIAIVLGQGLKTALGDKAGIGRFGFALPMDETRAEVLIDLSGRPFAKFEGGFATASVGDLPTEMVPHIFRSLADSLGAAIHVRVDGDNDHHKVEGCFKAFGRALRGAIALDGSGERSLPSTKGVL; encoded by the coding sequence ATGAGCCTCGCCGAGCGCCTGGCGCGCCCCGAAATCCTCGCGCTGCCGCCGGTCGACATCGCCGGAGCGCCGCTGGCCGGAACGATCCGGCTCGACGCCAACGAGAATCCCTTCGGATCGCTGGTGGCGGGCCAGCCGGCGATCAACCGCTATCCCGACCCGCAGCCGACCGAGCTGCGCCGCCGCCTTGCCGACCTCCACGGGGTCGCGCCGGGATCGCTGTGGGTGACGCGCGGCAGCGACGACGCCATCGACCTGTTGGTCCGCGCGTTCTGCCGCGCCGTCGAGGATAGCGTGGCGTTGGTCGAGCCGACCTTCGCGGCCTATGCGCAATTTGCCCGCATCCAGGGCGCGGGCGTGGTCGCGGCGAGGCTTACCGACGATCTCGCGTTCGATGCGGATGCAGTGCTCGCCACCGTGGCGCCTGCCCGGCCCAAGCTGCTGTTCCTGTGCACGCCCAACAACCCGACCGGGACGCCGGTCGACCCGGCCGACGTGCGGCGGATCGCGGCGGCGCTGCCCGACACGATCGTCGTCGCGGACGAGGCCTATGGCGAGTTTTCGGACGCGCCGAGCCTCGCAGCCGAAGCCGGACTGATCGCCAATCTCGTGGTGCTTCGGACGCTGTCGAAGGCCTATGGCTTGGCCGGGGCGCGCATTGGCTGCGCGGTTGCCGACCCCTCGATCATCGAACTGCTGGCGCGCGTTTCTCCGCCCTACCCGCTGCCCGGGCCGTCGATTGCCGCGGCGCTAGGGGCGCTGAGCCCGGAGCGGATGCCGATCCATGCCGAGCGCGTGGCGCGAATCCTTGCCGATCGCGGCCGGTTGGCGGAACGACTGGGCGAAGCGGCTCAGGTGAAGCGACTCCGCGCCGGCGGCAATTTCCTGTTCCTCGAGGTGGACGATCCCGATGATCTGTCCCGGCGGCTCGCGGCGGCGGCGATCCGGGTGCGCTTTCGGCCCAAGGCCGCTCCCGGCGGCGTTCGGATCACGATCGGCACGGAAGCCGAGAATGCGGCGCTGCTCGCCGTGTTCGGGCTTGGCGAGGAGGCGCGGCCGGCGCGGCGCGCCGAGATCGTGCGCGACACCAACGAGACCAGGATCGCGCTGGCGATCGACCTCGACCGAGCCGAGCCGCGGCGCATTTCGAGCGGTATTCCGTTCTACGATCACATGCTCGACCAGGTCGCGGCGCACGGCGGGTTCAGCCTCGTTCTGGCGTGCCAGGGCGACCTTGCGACCGACTCGCACCACAGCGTCGAGGACATCGCCATCGTGCTGGGCCAGGGGTTGAAGACCGCGCTCGGCGACAAGGCGGGCATCGGCCGCTTCGGCTTCGCGCTACCGATGGACGAGACTCGCGCCGAAGTGCTGATCGACCTGTCCGGACGGCCGTTTGCCAAGTTCGAGGGCGGGTTCGCAACGGCCAGCGTCGGGGACCTGCCGACCGAGATGGTGCCGCACATTTTCCGGAGCCTCGCCGACAGCCTGGGCGCCGCGATCCATGTGCGGGTTGACGGTGACAACGACCACCACAAGGTGGAAGGCTGCTTCAAGGCGTTCGGCCGGGCCTTGCGCGGCGCGATTGCGCTCGACGGCTCGGGCGAGCGCTCCCTGCCGTCGACCAAGGGCGTGCTGTGA
- the hisH gene encoding imidazole glycerol phosphate synthase subunit HisH: MSDVAILDAGYGNTDSVRLGFARLGARAVPVSDSAAVERAERVVIPGVGSAGFAMGRLRELGLDAALRRRTRPTLGICLGMQLMFDHSEEGDVACLGLVDGRVRALAAAPGCPVPHMGWTRLDEADPAIGLAAGNYVYFAHSLACDDGPATAARARHGARRFPAALRAGPLWGVQFHPERSSAAGASFLEAFLGA, from the coding sequence GTGAGCGACGTCGCGATTCTCGACGCCGGCTACGGCAACACCGATTCGGTGCGCCTCGGCTTTGCGCGGCTCGGGGCGCGGGCGGTGCCGGTAAGCGATTCCGCGGCGGTCGAGCGGGCCGAGCGAGTCGTCATCCCGGGAGTGGGCTCGGCCGGTTTCGCGATGGGCCGATTGCGCGAACTCGGGCTGGATGCGGCGCTTCGGCGTCGCACTCGTCCGACGCTCGGCATCTGTCTCGGCATGCAGTTGATGTTCGACCATTCCGAAGAGGGCGACGTGGCGTGCCTCGGGCTGGTCGACGGCCGGGTGCGCGCGCTTGCCGCTGCCCCCGGGTGCCCGGTGCCGCACATGGGCTGGACGCGGCTCGACGAAGCCGACCCGGCAATCGGGCTGGCGGCGGGCAACTACGTCTATTTCGCGCACAGCCTAGCGTGCGACGACGGCCCGGCGACCGCGGCCCGGGCGCGCCACGGCGCGCGCCGCTTTCCGGCGGCGCTTCGGGCCGGGCCTCTGTGGGGCGTGCAATTCCATCCCGAACGCTCGTCCGCCGCCGGGGCGAGCTTCCTCGAGGCGTTCCTGGGCGCATGA
- a CDS encoding HisA/HisF-related TIM barrel protein translates to MKLIPAIDLIGGRCVRLAQGDFARETVYSDDPAAALAAFAEAGAETAHLVDLDGARAGEPRQHDLFARLAGSSPIALQVAGGFRTEEQVARVLDAGVARVVIGSLALLDPDAFAAMLERFGAERLTLALDVRMEDGTPMVATHGWSRGSARSLFELLGQFPAVRHVLVTDIARDGMLSGPNVALTLTIVREFPNLELQASGGVATLADLDLLRDSGAAAAIVGKAIWEGRFTAAEGVQCARG, encoded by the coding sequence ATGAAACTGATCCCCGCCATCGACCTCATCGGCGGCCGCTGCGTGAGACTGGCGCAGGGCGATTTCGCCCGCGAGACGGTCTATTCCGACGATCCGGCAGCGGCGCTTGCAGCGTTCGCCGAAGCCGGCGCCGAGACCGCGCATTTGGTCGATCTCGACGGCGCGCGGGCGGGTGAGCCGCGCCAGCATGACCTGTTTGCGCGCCTGGCGGGAAGCTCGCCGATCGCGCTTCAGGTTGCGGGTGGGTTTCGAACAGAAGAGCAGGTCGCACGGGTGCTGGACGCCGGTGTTGCGCGCGTCGTCATCGGCAGCCTCGCGCTGCTCGATCCGGACGCATTCGCGGCGATGCTCGAGCGGTTCGGGGCCGAGCGGCTGACGCTGGCGCTCGACGTCCGGATGGAGGACGGCACGCCGATGGTCGCCACGCATGGCTGGAGCCGCGGGTCGGCGCGCAGCCTGTTCGAGCTGCTCGGGCAATTCCCGGCGGTGCGGCATGTGCTGGTGACCGACATCGCCCGCGACGGAATGCTGAGCGGCCCTAACGTCGCGCTGACGCTGACGATCGTGCGCGAATTTCCGAACCTGGAGCTGCAGGCTTCGGGCGGCGTGGCGACCCTCGCCGATCTCGACCTCCTGCGCGACTCCGGCGCGGCGGCGGCGATCGTCGGCAAGGCGATCTGGGAGGGCCGCTTCACCGCCGCCGAAGGAGTCCAGTGTGCCCGCGGCTAG
- the hisF gene encoding imidazole glycerol phosphate synthase subunit HisF, which produces MPAARIIPCLDVADGRVVKGVRFADHRDVGDIVDFALRYRDEGADELVFYDITASPDGRSVDTGWIARVSALIDIPFAVAGGIRDRDTAARCLAAGADKISINSPALEGPELIAELAQAFGRQCVVLGIDSRLGDDGRLTVKQYSGSPEATRDSGRETIAWAVEAVRLGAGEIVLNCIDQDGVRQGYDSAQLCALIAAVDVPVIISGGAGEMAHFADAFDAGASGALAASVFHDRRIAIPELKRFLARRGIEVRP; this is translated from the coding sequence GTGCCCGCGGCTAGGATCATCCCGTGCCTCGACGTCGCCGACGGGCGGGTGGTCAAGGGCGTGCGGTTCGCCGACCATCGCGACGTCGGCGACATCGTCGATTTCGCGCTTCGCTATCGCGACGAGGGGGCGGACGAGCTGGTCTTTTACGACATCACCGCGAGCCCCGACGGGCGCAGCGTCGACACCGGCTGGATCGCGCGGGTTTCGGCGTTGATCGATATACCGTTCGCGGTCGCCGGGGGCATTCGCGACCGCGACACCGCCGCGCGCTGCCTCGCCGCCGGGGCCGACAAGATCAGCATCAATTCGCCCGCGCTCGAGGGGCCCGAGCTGATCGCCGAATTGGCGCAAGCATTCGGACGACAGTGCGTGGTGCTCGGGATCGACAGCCGGTTGGGCGACGACGGGCGGCTGACGGTGAAGCAATATAGCGGAAGTCCCGAAGCGACCCGCGATTCCGGGCGCGAGACGATCGCCTGGGCGGTCGAAGCGGTGCGGCTCGGGGCGGGAGAGATCGTGCTCAATTGCATCGATCAGGACGGGGTCCGTCAGGGTTACGACTCGGCGCAGCTGTGCGCCCTGATCGCGGCCGTGGACGTGCCGGTGATCATTTCGGGCGGCGCCGGCGAGATGGCGCATTTCGCGGATGCGTTTGACGCGGGGGCGAGCGGCGCGTTGGCGGCGAGCGTGTTCCACGACCGGCGGATCGCCATTCCCGAATTGAAGCGGTTTCTCGCCAGGCGCGGGATCGAGGTGCGGCCATGA
- the hisIE gene encoding bifunctional phosphoribosyl-AMP cyclohydrolase/phosphoribosyl-ATP diphosphatase HisIE translates to MIDPATLDWNKSGGLIPAVIQDAASGEVRMVGMMDRAALEATLRDGFVTFFSRSKNRLWRKGESSGNLLDLVDLRTDCDRDSLLVLAQPRGPTCHTGAASCFGEGGAPGTGFLASLAAIVDERTAADPAESYTARLVAAGVKRIAQKFGEEGVEVALAAAGGDAAEVTAEAADLLYHLTVLLRETGSSWAEVTDELRRRHASSATAAS, encoded by the coding sequence ATGATCGACCCGGCGACGCTCGATTGGAACAAGAGCGGCGGGCTCATCCCGGCGGTCATCCAGGACGCCGCGAGCGGCGAGGTGCGGATGGTCGGGATGATGGACCGCGCCGCGCTCGAGGCGACCTTGCGCGACGGGTTCGTCACCTTCTTCAGCCGCTCCAAGAACCGCTTGTGGCGCAAGGGCGAGAGCAGCGGCAATCTGCTCGATCTGGTCGATCTGCGCACCGATTGCGATCGCGATTCGCTGCTGGTGCTCGCCCAGCCGCGCGGGCCGACGTGCCATACCGGCGCCGCGAGCTGCTTCGGCGAGGGCGGCGCGCCCGGCACCGGCTTTCTGGCCAGCCTGGCGGCAATCGTCGACGAGCGCACCGCGGCCGATCCGGCGGAGAGCTATACCGCGCGACTGGTCGCGGCGGGCGTAAAGCGGATCGCGCAGAAGTTTGGTGAGGAGGGTGTCGAAGTGGCGCTGGCGGCGGCGGGCGGAGATGCCGCGGAGGTGACCGCCGAGGCCGCGGATTTGCTCTACCATCTCACCGTGCTGCTGCGCGAGACGGGCAGCTCGTGGGCGGAGGTGACCGACGAGCTGCGGCGCCGTCACGCGAGCAGCGCGACCGCCGCCTCGTAA
- a CDS encoding inositol monophosphatase family protein gives MNRAFFEQLSAAARDVIAREIAAGLVGENKALAGFDPVTAADRAAERELRALIERAYPDHGISGEEFPTVRPDARLRWSLDPVDGTRALLCGLPSWAILVGLIEDGHHIAGMIDLPAIDETLIAVDGTTWRNGAPVRTSGCTELAAARFSTTDPFLFSGDEARAVKRVRRSVRLTRFGLDAMAYARIATGGIDLAVENSLHPHDYDALIPVVRGAGGHIGDWSGGSAFDGGRVVAAATRELYEAAVALLA, from the coding sequence ATGAACCGGGCTTTCTTCGAGCAATTGTCCGCAGCAGCGCGCGACGTGATCGCGCGCGAGATCGCGGCGGGTTTGGTTGGCGAGAATAAGGCACTCGCGGGGTTCGACCCGGTCACCGCCGCCGATCGCGCCGCCGAACGCGAGCTTCGCGCGCTGATCGAGCGCGCCTATCCCGACCACGGCATCAGCGGCGAGGAGTTTCCAACCGTCCGCCCGGACGCCCGGTTGCGCTGGAGCCTCGACCCGGTCGACGGCACCCGCGCCCTGCTGTGCGGCCTGCCGAGCTGGGCGATCCTGGTCGGCCTGATCGAGGACGGCCACCACATCGCCGGCATGATCGACCTTCCCGCCATCGACGAGACGCTGATTGCGGTCGACGGCACGACCTGGCGCAACGGCGCGCCGGTGCGCACCAGCGGCTGCACCGAACTAGCCGCGGCGCGCTTCTCGACCACCGACCCCTTCCTGTTCTCGGGCGACGAGGCGAGAGCCGTCAAGCGCGTGCGCCGGTCAGTCCGCCTGACCCGCTTCGGGCTCGACGCCATGGCCTATGCGCGGATCGCCACCGGCGGCATCGACCTGGCCGTCGAGAACAGCCTTCACCCGCACGATTACGACGCGCTGATCCCGGTGGTTCGCGGCGCCGGCGGGCACATCGGCGACTGGAGCGGCGGATCGGCATTCGACGGCGGACGCGTGGTCGCTGCCGCCACTCGCGAACTTTACGAGGCGGCGGTCGCGCTGCTCGCGTGA
- the acs gene encoding acetate--CoA ligase, which translates to MAAERIPVPDAWAASALVDRARYDEMAARAADDPDGFWREQAARLDWIRPFTTVANCSFHEADFRIEWFADGTLNLAANCLDRHLATRGDAIAIIWEPDDPEEDARRITYRELHRDVCRFANALKVQGVKRGDRVTIYLPMVPEAAVAMLACARIGAIHSVVFGGFSPDSLGGRIRDCDSSLVITADEGLRGGKRVPLKANVDRALADCPSVERVVVLRRTGASIAMTEGRDLWWHDAVTDVADDCPPEEMGAEDPLFILYTSGSTGQPKGVLHTTGGYGVWAALTHEIVFDYRPGQVYWCTADVGWVTGHSYIVYGPLANGATTLLLEGVPNHPDPSRFWQVIDKHRVEIFYTAPTALRALMREGDEWVARTDRSSLRLLGTVGEPINPEAWDWYHRVVGERRCPIVDTWWQTETGGILISPLPGATDLKPGSATLPLPGVEPKLLSGEGEVLDGAAEGCLVLARSWPGQMRTVYGDHERFFQTYFATFPGYYFSGDGCRRDADGYYWITGRIDDVINVSGHRLGTAEIESALVAHRDVAEAAVVGMPHDIKGQGIYAFVTLNAGTGGDEALRRELVQWVRGEIGPIATPDTIHFAPGLPKTRSGKIMRRILRKIAEGDTANLGDTSTLADPGVVDQLLAARS; encoded by the coding sequence GTGGCCGCTGAGCGCATCCCCGTTCCCGACGCCTGGGCCGCTAGCGCCCTCGTCGATCGCGCCCGCTACGACGAGATGGCCGCGCGCGCCGCTGACGATCCCGACGGCTTTTGGCGCGAACAGGCGGCGCGGCTCGACTGGATCCGGCCGTTCACGACGGTCGCCAATTGCAGCTTCCACGAAGCCGATTTCCGGATCGAATGGTTCGCCGACGGGACTCTCAACCTCGCCGCCAACTGCCTCGACCGCCATCTCGCGACGCGCGGCGACGCGATCGCGATCATCTGGGAGCCGGATGACCCCGAGGAGGACGCGCGGCGCATCACCTACCGCGAGCTTCATCGCGACGTCTGCCGTTTCGCCAATGCGCTTAAAGTCCAGGGCGTGAAGCGCGGCGACCGGGTGACCATCTATCTGCCGATGGTGCCGGAAGCGGCAGTGGCGATGCTCGCCTGCGCGCGCATTGGCGCGATTCATTCGGTGGTGTTCGGCGGCTTTTCGCCCGACTCGCTCGGCGGCCGGATCCGCGACTGCGATTCGTCGCTCGTCATCACCGCCGACGAGGGGCTTCGCGGCGGCAAACGCGTGCCGCTCAAGGCCAATGTCGACCGCGCGCTCGCCGACTGTCCGAGCGTCGAGCGGGTCGTCGTCCTGCGCCGCACCGGCGCGAGCATCGCGATGACCGAAGGCCGCGACCTGTGGTGGCACGACGCGGTCACCGACGTCGCGGACGACTGCCCGCCCGAGGAAATGGGCGCCGAGGACCCGTTGTTCATCCTCTACACCTCGGGCTCGACCGGCCAGCCCAAGGGCGTGCTCCACACCACCGGCGGCTATGGCGTATGGGCCGCGCTGACTCACGAGATCGTGTTCGATTACCGGCCCGGGCAAGTTTATTGGTGCACCGCCGATGTCGGCTGGGTCACTGGCCACAGCTACATCGTCTACGGCCCGCTCGCCAACGGCGCGACGACTTTGTTGCTCGAGGGCGTTCCCAACCACCCCGACCCGTCGCGCTTTTGGCAGGTGATCGACAAGCACCGGGTCGAGATCTTCTACACCGCCCCGACCGCGCTGCGCGCGCTGATGCGCGAAGGCGACGAATGGGTCGCGCGCACCGACCGCTCGTCGCTGCGCCTGCTCGGAACCGTCGGCGAGCCGATCAACCCCGAGGCGTGGGACTGGTATCACCGGGTGGTCGGAGAGCGCCGCTGCCCGATCGTCGATACCTGGTGGCAGACCGAGACCGGCGGCATCCTGATCTCGCCGCTGCCCGGAGCGACCGACCTCAAGCCCGGCAGCGCAACCCTGCCGCTGCCCGGAGTCGAGCCGAAGCTGCTCAGCGGTGAAGGGGAGGTGCTCGACGGCGCGGCCGAGGGCTGTCTCGTCCTGGCGCGTAGCTGGCCGGGACAGATGCGCACCGTCTACGGCGACCACGAGCGCTTCTTCCAGACCTATTTCGCGACCTTCCCCGGATACTATTTCAGTGGCGACGGCTGCCGCCGCGACGCCGACGGCTATTATTGGATCACCGGGCGGATCGACGACGTCATCAACGTTTCCGGCCACCGCCTCGGCACCGCCGAGATCGAGAGCGCGCTGGTCGCCCACCGCGACGTCGCCGAGGCGGCGGTGGTCGGCATGCCGCACGACATCAAGGGGCAGGGCATCTACGCCTTCGTCACGCTCAACGCCGGCACCGGCGGCGACGAGGCGCTGCGCCGAGAGCTCGTGCAATGGGTGCGCGGCGAGATCGGCCCGATCGCCACCCCCGACACCATCCACTTCGCGCCCGGACTGCCCAAGACCCGAAGCGGCAAGATCATGCGCCGGATCCTGCGCAAGATCGCCGAGGGCGACACCGCCAATCTCGGCGACACCTCGACCCTGGCCGATCCCGGAGTTGTCGACCAATTGCTCGCCGCGCGCAGCTGA
- the msrA gene encoding peptide-methionine (S)-S-oxide reductase MsrA, which translates to MMKAPMIALMLAASACTGASAAGQQLAPPPALDVPASAGLQTAVLAGGCFWGVEAVFEHVRGVRSVVSGYAGGTAADANYSAVSTNRTNHAEVVKITYDPRQVSYGTLLRLFFSVAHDPTQLNRQGPDSGRSYRSAVFPQDARQRAVAAAYIAQLSRSGIYRRPIVTRIESGHFFAAEAAHQDFMRRNPLHPYILAHDAPKLRALKRAAPALYRS; encoded by the coding sequence ATGATGAAAGCCCCGATGATCGCCTTGATGCTCGCCGCGTCCGCCTGCACGGGCGCGAGCGCCGCCGGCCAGCAACTGGCCCCGCCTCCGGCGCTGGACGTGCCCGCGAGCGCCGGATTGCAGACGGCGGTGCTGGCGGGCGGTTGCTTCTGGGGTGTCGAAGCGGTGTTCGAGCATGTGCGGGGCGTCCGGTCGGTGGTTTCGGGCTATGCCGGAGGGACGGCCGCGGATGCCAATTACAGCGCCGTCAGCACCAACCGGACGAACCATGCCGAGGTAGTGAAGATCACCTATGACCCGCGGCAGGTGAGTTACGGCACACTTCTGCGCCTGTTCTTCTCGGTCGCGCACGACCCGACCCAGCTCAACCGCCAGGGCCCCGACAGCGGGCGGAGTTATCGTTCGGCGGTGTTCCCGCAGGACGCCCGGCAACGCGCTGTCGCCGCCGCCTATATCGCGCAACTGTCGCGCTCGGGCATCTATCGGCGGCCGATCGTTACCCGCATCGAAAGCGGGCACTTCTTCGCGGCCGAGGCGGCGCACCAGGATTTCATGCGGCGCAACCCGCTCCATCCCTACATTCTCGCGCACGACGCGCCCAAGCTTCGCGCACTCAAACGGGCGGCGCCGGCACTGTACCGCAGCTAG
- a CDS encoding DUF6975 family protein — MATNPARATGSVDIVATHLARVAGSGLTEHAYARALITATSPTTSRDLADAVHLLCAIHGKFPGLADIASTAAASPVRDWLRATADAFERERLFLVRLTSSVGPLPSTPGSAATESALVAQRRAIETLARSERTGCALGATTALVHDWRQIRAILDKAAERAGMDCPDSTLPDDGALAEAIALGTEGAASERALAFGAEQLQLQHRALFDLLEARAGAREDF, encoded by the coding sequence ATGGCAACCAATCCGGCACGTGCGACGGGCAGCGTCGACATCGTCGCGACGCATCTTGCGCGGGTCGCCGGGTCGGGCCTCACTGAACATGCCTATGCGCGCGCCCTGATTACCGCTACCTCGCCGACCACCAGCCGCGACCTCGCCGACGCGGTGCACCTGCTGTGCGCGATCCACGGCAAGTTTCCGGGTCTCGCCGACATTGCTTCCACCGCCGCCGCATCGCCGGTGCGCGACTGGCTGCGTGCGACCGCCGACGCGTTCGAGCGCGAGCGGCTGTTCCTCGTCCGGCTGACTTCTTCGGTCGGCCCCCTCCCCTCGACCCCCGGATCGGCCGCGACCGAATCCGCTTTGGTCGCGCAGCGCCGGGCGATCGAGACCCTTGCCCGCTCCGAGCGCACCGGCTGCGCGCTCGGCGCGACGACCGCGCTGGTTCACGACTGGCGGCAGATTCGCGCGATTCTCGACAAGGCGGCCGAGCGCGCCGGGATGGATTGCCCGGACAGCACGCTGCCGGACGACGGAGCGTTGGCCGAGGCGATCGCGCTCGGCACCGAAGGCGCGGCGAGCGAACGGGCGCTGGCGTTCGGCGCCGAGCAATTGCAGCTCCAGCACCGCGCCTTGTTCGACCTGCTCGAAGCCCGCGCCGGAGCGCGCGAGGACTTTTAA
- a CDS encoding AAA family ATPase, with protein MKFEGTTNYVATDDLKVAVNAAVTLRRPLLVKGEPGTGKTVLAHEIAGALGAPLIEWHVKSTTRAVQGLYEYDAVARLRDGQLGDPRVHDISNYIRKGKLWEAFTAPQLPVLLIDEIDKADIEFPNDLLQELDRMEFHVYETGETVRAAERPVVVITSNNEKELPDAFLRRCFFHYIRFPDRATMEAIVEVHFPGIQRMLVSRALDLFYDIREVPGLKKKPSTSELIDWLKLLLHEDMPLEVLQNRDPTKAIPPLHGALLKNEADVMLFERLAFMARRQG; from the coding sequence ATGAAATTCGAAGGCACCACCAATTATGTCGCGACCGACGACCTCAAGGTCGCGGTCAACGCCGCCGTCACGCTGCGCCGGCCGCTGCTGGTCAAGGGCGAGCCGGGCACCGGCAAGACCGTCCTGGCGCACGAGATCGCAGGCGCGCTCGGGGCGCCGCTGATCGAATGGCACGTCAAGTCGACCACCCGCGCGGTCCAGGGCTTGTACGAATATGACGCGGTGGCGCGGCTCCGCGACGGGCAACTCGGCGACCCGCGGGTTCATGATATCTCGAACTACATCCGCAAGGGCAAATTGTGGGAGGCGTTCACCGCGCCGCAGCTGCCGGTGCTGCTGATCGACGAGATCGACAAGGCCGACATCGAGTTTCCCAATGATTTGCTGCAGGAACTCGATCGCATGGAATTTCATGTCTACGAGACCGGCGAGACGGTCCGCGCCGCCGAGCGACCGGTGGTGGTAATTACCTCGAACAACGAGAAGGAGCTGCCCGACGCGTTCCTGCGGCGCTGCTTCTTCCATTACATCCGCTTTCCCGATCGGGCGACGATGGAGGCGATCGTCGAGGTCCACTTCCCCGGCATCCAGCGCATGCTGGTCAGCCGAGCGCTCGACCTGTTCTACGACATTCGCGAGGTGCCTGGGCTGAAGAAGAAACCGTCGACCAGCGAGCTGATCGACTGGCTCAAGCTCTTGCTGCATGAGGACATGCCGCTCGAGGTCCTCCAGAACCGCGACCCGACCAAGGCGATCCCCCCGTTGCACGGCGCGCTGCTGAAGAACGAGGCCGACGTCATGCTATTCGAGCGCCTCGCCTTCATGGCCAGGCGTCAGGGCTAG
- a CDS encoding methyl-accepting chemotaxis protein has product MATHGLEQVTENAIRAVARDCGNLSIECSDVAGYVHGVAERISAHLSVLDTLESVTTQLLADQARVSDSTDEARLLSEQAKAKLDSGRAAIEGTISGFKELTQLVVQLGERMAGFATAMNQVQSVSSTIEVIARKTNMLALNATIEAARAGDAGRSFAVVAAEVKKLAHDTRAATSQIGLTIGELTREAGAVTSEIKTGVERSRAAQSGIAQISETVREVGEIVSMVDRQTEGIAHSTSMIQTSVDRVKAGLTDFAEDARDNAGQLVKAEKRLSELEMMSNAMLNTLANSGAEIDDTPMILKAHDNMRQIAAAIETAIDRGEISVEEVFDRNYRERPGSNPKQYDTAFCDAADRLVQPILDRIVEIDNRVIGTTIGDENGHLPTHMSDRSHPQGDDPVWNDAHCRNRRILMDDQTRFAHSSSEPTLMTYLMTRGTESIAVKNVYIPLFIKGRRWGNLELAYRDDA; this is encoded by the coding sequence ATGGCGACGCACGGGCTCGAGCAAGTCACCGAAAATGCGATCCGGGCAGTGGCCCGCGATTGCGGCAATCTGTCGATCGAATGCAGCGACGTCGCCGGCTACGTCCACGGCGTCGCCGAGCGCATCAGCGCGCATCTGAGCGTGCTCGACACGCTCGAGAGCGTCACCACCCAATTGCTCGCCGACCAGGCGCGGGTGTCGGACTCGACCGACGAGGCGCGGCTGCTCAGCGAGCAAGCCAAGGCCAAGCTCGACAGCGGCCGGGCGGCGATCGAGGGGACCATCTCCGGCTTCAAGGAACTCACCCAGCTGGTCGTCCAGCTGGGCGAGCGAATGGCGGGCTTCGCCACCGCCATGAACCAGGTCCAGTCGGTCAGCTCGACGATCGAGGTGATCGCCCGCAAGACCAACATGCTGGCGCTCAACGCGACCATCGAGGCGGCCCGGGCCGGCGACGCGGGGCGCAGCTTCGCGGTCGTCGCGGCCGAGGTGAAGAAGCTCGCCCACGACACCCGCGCCGCGACCAGCCAGATTGGCCTCACGATCGGCGAGCTGACCCGCGAGGCCGGCGCCGTCACCTCCGAGATCAAGACTGGCGTCGAGCGCAGCCGCGCCGCCCAGTCGGGCATCGCCCAGATCAGCGAGACCGTGCGCGAGGTCGGCGAGATCGTCTCGATGGTCGACCGCCAGACGGAAGGCATCGCCCATTCGACCAGCATGATCCAGACCAGCGTCGACCGGGTGAAGGCGGGCCTTACCGACTTCGCCGAAGACGCGCGCGACAATGCCGGGCAATTGGTCAAGGCCGAGAAGCGCCTTAGCGAGCTCGAGATGATGTCGAACGCGATGCTCAACACCCTCGCCAATTCCGGCGCCGAGATCGACGACACGCCGATGATCCTGAAAGCGCACGACAACATGCGCCAGATCGCGGCGGCGATCGAGACCGCGATCGACCGCGGCGAGATCAGTGTCGAAGAGGTCTTCGACCGCAACTATCGCGAGCGGCCCGGCTCCAACCCCAAGCAATATGACACTGCCTTCTGCGATGCGGCTGACCGTCTCGTGCAGCCGATCCTCGACCGCATCGTCGAGATCGACAATCGGGTCATCGGCACCACCATCGGCGACGAAAACGGCCATCTGCCGACCCACATGAGCGACCGCTCGCATCCCCAGGGCGACGATCCGGTGTGGAACGACGCGCACTGCCGCAACCGCCGGATCCTGATGGACGACCAAACCCGCTTCGCGCACTCGAGCTCGGAACCGACGCTGATGACCTATCTGATGACCCGCGGCACGGAGTCGATCGCGGTCAAGAACGTCTACATCCCGCTGTTCATCAAGGGCCGCCGCTGGGGCAACCTCGAACTCGCCTACCGCGACGACGCGTGA